One part of the Amphiura filiformis chromosome 5, Afil_fr2py, whole genome shotgun sequence genome encodes these proteins:
- the LOC140153563 gene encoding uncharacterized protein isoform X1 → MWREQESAITSSHTVTDLLQLSHTLVGLSRWKLYQVSVSANNNGGATPSAWLPISADIIDKRLSQPEDLQVQEGRDSLILVSWQPPNDYPECIVGYHVIYQWEGVDGKQRRQIIVYNTSYHMEELEPAIYTFEVASEIQSGDHNYTIGLAASTTYPQTGDNGGVVIRWPPIVAVLAIVIVVSFGLWICLWKRKKLKRFLGLHNLFHLDEDNKIIRFAQNYTSPGTPVKRVEPELFDAIVTSKHPCPNADENGSCSNTNCSCCSTTFVNTDEDKLFKRLLVRRDLSVESNSSELPVLTPDIGWSCFHFPDFTKKSHNEKEGGNPLLENQPLVKRNNYLKVGTGEPNQVQLSLSMNDLYLRSHKPETDMDSESSQLLSAKDEISNQDKVNINPYCQMSQIPHLRNIKYSRLNSYSDTDVSCDVNVSNFGNTFDNKDNTLPLGYENGPTATQNTQDAYDTSPGTADTPGMIPKPCRVKRQDSYPYSKLAFGENSVPVKNIFNDTPEYIGCDKNKNCPADRANDNTVAGFMLSDVALSQEKAANSINKSDNYVCDSNEILNLNCGNVTIPQQQQDQVAISPYVQHGSQPTSPPPASTECNKVDEIEPYILISEL, encoded by the exons ACAAACGTTTGTCCCAACCTGAAGATCTCCAGGTCCAAGAAGGCAGAGACTCATTAATTCTGGTGTCATGGCAACCTCCAAATgattacccagaatgcattgttGGCTATCACGTGATCTACCAATGGGAAGGTGTTGATGGGAAGCAAAGAAGGCAGATCATCGTCTATAATACAAGCTATCACATGGAGGAGCTGGAACCTGCAATATACACATTTGAAGTTGCGTCTGAAATACAGAGTGGTGACCATAACTATACTATCGGCTTGGCTGCCAGTACTACATACCCACAAACTGGAGATAATG GTGGAGTCGTGATTAGATGGCCTCCAATAGTAGCTGTACTAGCCATTGTCATCGTGGTGTCATTTGGTCTCTGGATCTGTCTCTGGAAACGGAAGAAGCTTAAAAGATTTCTTGGTTTGCATAATTTATTCCACCTTGATGAAGACAACAAAATTATCAGG TTTGCTCAAAACTACACCTCACCGGGAACACCTGTAAAACGCGTGGAGCCCGAGTTGTTCGACGCTATAGTTACATCTAAACATCCGTGCCCTAATGCCGACGAAAATGGATCGTGTTCAAATACTAATTGCAGCTGCTGCTCTACAACTTTCGTAAACACGGATGAAGACAAATTGTTCAAAAGGCTACTTGTGAGACGTGATCTGTCGGTTGAGAGTAACTCTTCTGAATTACCTGTACTTACGCCAGATATTGGGTGGTCCTGTTTCCACTTCCCTGATTTTACAAAGAAGTCCCATAATGAGAAGGAGGGAGGGAATCCTTTGCTGGAAAATCAACCTCTGGTAAAAAGAAACAATTACCTCAAAGTCGGTACAGGAGAACCAAATCAAGTGCAATTATCTTTGTCTATGAATGACTTATACCTCAGATCACACAAACCAGAGACAGATATGGACTCTGAGTCAAGTCAGTTACTGTCAGCAAAAGACGAAATATCGAATCAAGACAAGGTGAATATAAACCCATATTGTCAGATGTCACAAATACCACATTTGAGAAACATTAAATACTCTAGACTTAACTCATATTCTGATACCGATGTTTCATGTGATGTGAATGTTTCAAATTTTGGAAACACATTTGATAACAAAGATAATACTTTGCCTCTGGGATATGAGAATGGACCAACAGCAACACAAAACACACAGGATGCATATGATACTTCACCAGGAACAGCTGACACACCAGGAATGATACCGAAACCCTGTAGAGTCAAGCGTCAAGACTCCTATCCATATTCCAAATTGGCTTTTGGAGAAAACAGCGTTCCCGTTAAAAACATCTTTAATGACACACCTGAATATATTGGGTGTGATAAAAACAAGAATTGTCCTGCAGACAGAGCAAATGATAATACTGTGGCAGGTTTCATGCTGTCTGATGTTGCGTTATCACAAGAGAAGGCGGCCAATAGTATTAACAAAAGTGACAATTATGTGTGTGACTCCAACGAGATATTGAATCTCAATTGTGGCAATGTGACAATCCCGCAGCAGCAGCAAGATCAGGTAGCAATATCGCCGTACGTTCAGCACGGATCACAACCTACATCACCACCACCTGCCTCAACGGAATGTAACAAGGTGGATGAAATTGAACCATATATCTTAATTTCTGAATTATAA